In Haemophilus parainfluenzae, the sequence CTTTCTCAAATTTTCATGACTTTTTTTGGGGTAGTTAATGTTTGGTTTAGACCCAACACTTATTACTTTTAGTATTTATATTTTCGGCATGATTTTAATCGGTGTCCTTGCCTATTATTATACGAACAACCTATCCGATTATATTTTAGGCGGCCGTAAACTCGGTAGTTTTGTAACCGCCATGTCTGCGGGTGCATCTGATATGTCTGGCTGGTTATTAATGGGCTTGCCAGGTGCGGTATATGTATCTGGTTTAGTAGAAGGTTGGATCGCCATTGGTTTAATTCTCGGCGCTTATTTTAACTGGTTACTCGTGGCTGGCCGTTTACGGATTTATACCGAATTTAACAACAATGCACTCACATTACCGGAATATTTCCATCATCGTTTTGGTACATCACACAATCTCTTAAAAATTGTGTCTGCGACAATCATCTTGGCATTCTTCACTATTTATTGTGCTTCAGGTGTGGTTGCGGGTGCTAAATTATTCCAAAACCTATTTTCTGTCGAATACTCTACGGCAATTTGGTACGGTGCATTAGCAACCATTATTTATACCTTTATCGGTGGATTTTTAGCGGTGAGTTGGACTGATACCATTCAAGCTACTTTGATGATTTTTGCCTTAATTTTAACGCCACTCTTCATCTTTTTAAGTTTGGGCGATACATCACAATTTACTGAAGTACTCCATCAAGCTGAAATCGCAGCGAATAAAGATTTCACCGATTTATTCACGGCGACCACACCATTAGGTTTATTAAGTTTAGCCGCTTGGGGCTTAGGTTATTTCGGTCAGCCACATATTCTTGCTCGCTTTATGGCGGCTTATTCGGTAAAATCATTAATCAAAGCACGCCGTATTAGTATGACATGGATGGTGATTTGCCTCGCAGGTGCGATTGGTATTGGCTTCTTCGGTATCCCTTATTTCTTTGCGAATCCTGGGGTTGCGAGCGTAGTAAATAATGAACCAGAACAAGTATTTATTGAACTGGCTAAATTGCTCTTTAATCCATGGATTGCCGGTATTCTACTGTCTGCAATTTTAGCGGCTGTGATGAGTACACTTTCTGCACAATTATTAATTTCTTCAAGCTCTATCACTGAAGATTTTTATAAAGGGTTTATTCGTCCAAAAGCGTCAGAAAAAGAATTAGTATGGTTAGGCCGTGCGATGGTTTTAGTTATTGCCGCTATCGCCATTTGGATTGCTCAAGATGAAAAAAGCAAAGTATTAAAACTCGTTGAATTTGCGTGGGCAGGATTTGGTTCAGCATTTGGTCCTGTGGTGCTTTTCTCCTTATTCTGGAAACGTATGACTTCTTCTGCAGCTTTAATTGGAATGATTGTGGGGGCTACCGTCGTATTTTCTTGGAAATATGTGATTCCTAAAACCAGTGAGTGGTTTAACGTCTATGAAATGCTCCCAGGTTTTACGCTTGCTAGCCTTGCAATTATTGTGGTTTCTCTCCTTTCTGCCGAACCAGAAAATGAAGTTAAAGAAACCTTTGAGAAAGCCGAAAAAGCCTATAAGGAAGCAAAATAATGATTGATTTTCGTCCTTTTTATCAACAAATTGCCACTACCAATTTATCTGCTTGGCTAGAAACGTTGCCTTTGCAGTTAAAAGAATGGGAAAAACAAACCCATGGTGATTATGCAAAATGGTCAAAAATCGTAGATTTTCTCCCTGATTTGCAGGCAGATACTATTGATTTAAAAAATACGGTGAAATCTGACCGCACTTCCCCACTTTCAGAGGGTGAAAAACAACGCATTATCCATCATTTGAAGCAATTGATGCCGTGGCGAAAAGGACCTTATCATTTATTTGATATTCACGTGGATTGCGAATGGCGTTCTGATTTCAAATGGGATCGTGTTTTGCCTCATCTTGCGCCATTAAAGGATCGTACCATTTTAGATGTAGGCTGCGGTAGCGGTTACCATATGTGGCGAATGGTTGGTGAAGGTGCAAAAATGGTGGTGGGTATTGATCCAACCGAACTTTTCCTTTGCCAATTTGAAGCGGTTCGAAAATTACTAAATAACGATCGTCGAGCAAACTTAATCCCGTTAGGTATTGAAGAAATGCAACCACTTGCGGCATTTGATACCGTATTCTCAATGGGCGTACTCTATCACCGTAAATCACCGCTCGATCATCTCACTCAACTAAAAAATCAATTAGTAAAAGGTGGCGAGCTCGTCTTAGAAACCTTAGTGGTTGATGGCGATGTCAATACGGTATTAGTGCCTTCAGATCGCTATGCAAAAATGAAAAATGTGTATTTTATTCCTTCCGTTGCTGCACTCATCAATTGGTTGGAAAAAGTCGGCTTTACTAATGTGCGTTGTGTGGATGTCGCCACCACAACATTAGAAGAACAACGTAAAACTGATTGGTTAGAAAATGAAAGTTTGATTGATTTCTTAGATCCAAATGATCACAGTAAAACCATCGAAGGCTATCAAGCCCCAACTCGCGCAGTGATTTTAGCCAATAAATAATTGCTTAAATAAAAGAGCGGTCAAAAAATCCTATGTTTTTTTGACCGCTCTTTGCTTTTCTATTTAAGGCTGTTACTCTAAGCAATGATAAAGATAAATGTACTAGGAAATGACATGGTAAGCGAAAATTTTTCAAATTTTGATGCTTTTTTAGCATGTAAAAATTTATCAAAGACAGAGTTATTGAACAAAGTACTAAATTCTAATTCGGTTTTTCAATATGAAGCCGCCCGAAAACTACAATTTTTTCAGTATAATGAAATTAGAGATATAATTAAGGATATTCTTTTAGCCAGTCGATATAGCCGACACAGAGAAATTGCAGTTTTTATCTTGGGGCAAATACAGGTACAGCTTAATGATGTTGAACTAAATGAGATTTTATCTATATTAGTTTATTCTATTTGTCATGATAAAAGTATAAGTGTAAAGTCATCAGCAATATTTTCCTTGGGGCATCTATTTCGACATTATAATTTAGGAGAAAAAGCGTTTTACGAAATAGAAAAGGATATTAACTTAATTTGGGATATAAACAGATATTCTATCATTTTAGCTGTTGCATTTAGTTCTGCATACTTCCCCCACAGAAACTATATAAAAAAACACCTAATAAAAAACTTAAATAGCAAAAAATCAAAAGTTATTTCATGGATTTTATATTCATTAAGAGAAAAAAAACACTATAAATCAAAATCAATTGAGCTATTATTAATTAACAGACTAAATCAAACCAATATAAATTCTTACATATATAATGAGATAATTGCATTCTTGATTTCAATTAACTCTGTGAAAGTTATACCTTATATTGAAAACATGCTATTAACTCAAAATAGAGTTGACAATGAAATTTATCTAGCACTTAAAAATAATTCATCAAAAAATCTTACAAAATTAAGAAAAATGATGCTAGAAAAATTTGAATAATCATTAATTAGTTGTGACCTCAACAAACTATCAAAATTACGAATAGCATTTACATTAAAACGATGAGTAAAGCAGGATTTATCCTACTTTGACCTGATTAGATAATTTAGAGAACAATTATGAATGACGATTTAACAAAACTTTTTTTAAAATATCAAGATCACCCAACTTTTTTCAGTTACTCGCCTATTACTTCTGTACATGATTTAGGATGCATGGGGGAAACATTATTAAACTTAGCAGTTAACTCTCAAAATAAAAAAGATGTTATCTTATTAATAGAAAATGGCGCAAACGTGAATCAACAAGGTGAGCTGAACTTTACTCCGATTCAAAATGCCTGTTTTTATGGAAATCTTGATATTATTGAAGTTCTTTTAGAGAATGGCGCCAAGCCAAACATAAAAAATGAATTCGGATATGATGCGTACCATTATGCAACAGAAGAACATCATGATAAAAAAAGATCTAAGGAAATAATGAGCTTACTAAAAAGTTATAAATATTATAGATAGCATTAAACTCAATATTAAACGGAGACTGTCCCAAATACCTAGGACTGTCTCTTCTATTTTAAGGCAATATGTACCGTAATCTCTTCGCGATCGTGATACAAATGCTTCGCCTGAATATCAAATTCCAGTTCTTTTTCTGCCAACATCACTGCAAGATTTTCAAGGCACAACATCACTTCTTGATAACGTTTTTTCATTGGCAATTTCAAGTTGAAAATGGTTTCTCGGCACCAACCGTTAATCAGCCATTTTCCGATTAAATTGGCTATGCGGCTTGGTTGTTCCACCATATCACACACAAGCCAATCGATATGCTTACGTTTTGGCGGTTGAAATTTAAATCCGTCTTCAGGACAATGCTCAATTCTGCCAGTATCATGCAAACTGGCCGCCATTTTGCCGTGATCAACTGCATATACAAATAAACCACGTTTCACTAATTGATAGGTCCACCCGCCAGGGCATGCACCGAGATCAACGCCAACCATATTTTCATTTAAGCGTTTACTTTCTTCATTTCGAGGAATAAAGGTTAAAATCGCTTCTTCCAATTTTAAAGTTGAACGGCTTGGCGCATCCGCTGGGAATTTCAAACGTGGTATCCCCATAAAATGGGTTGAGTTATTGCCAAGATAGGAATACCCTACATAGCAGCAATTCGGCTGAGTGAAAAAACAATGTAAAATCTGACCGCGCTTTGCATTCGGCTTACCTTGTAACCAACCTTGTTTTTTTAACGCTTGGCGTAACGGCACGGTAAATTTTCGGCAAAATGTCGAAAGCTCTTTGGCTTCATTGGTATCAGATGTTTCAACAAATAATTCTACCGCTTGCTTAAGATTAATGTCTTCTGCAATGCGTTTATATTGAGCAAGAATTGGTGAGATACGATCTTGAGGATCGAGATTCTCTAAGAGATCTGACACAACGATCATTTGACGCGCAAAAATCAAACGATTAAAAGGGATTTCTCGCGCTAGACGATCCGCATCGCCTGGTTGATAGCATTCAAAAATGACATAGCCACTGTTTTCTACTACGCGAGCAAAACCAAATACACCACGTTCAGAGGCTCGGTCGGTAATTTCTGCAGCGACTTCTTTTTCAAAGCCAATTCGACAATATAAGGCTAATTTATTCATGTTTTCCTAATTTAATTGAATCTTTAATCCATGTTCTAAAGGCTTGAATTTGTTCATCATCTAAACGATCTAAATGATTGACCACATAGAATGATTTTGGATCCCGCAATTCGGCTGGTAACACAATTTGCAAATGACCGTTTTCAATTTCTTGCTGAGCCAAAATACGATTCGCTAGCGCAATACCCTGCCCATGAACGGCAGCTTGCAATGCCATAAAGGTATGGCTAAATAACGGGCCTTGCTGAATATTCAAATCATCTAATTTGAGATAATCCGCCATCGCTTGCCAGTTATCTCGAGTATGCGTATGAATCAGCGTATGCTTTTTCAAATCATCAGGACAACGAACTGGTATTTTCTCAAGCAATGAAGGCGCAGCCAAAATCACGAGGTTTTCTTCACCTAAACGATCAACCTGTAAATTTTCCCAATCGCCTTTGCCATAATAAATGGCAATATCAATTTCTTTATTCAATAAACCTTCATCTTGATCGACGCCCTTCAAGCGTACTTCAATTTCAGGATGTTGCTTATTAAAATCACTCAAATGTGGCACAAGCCATTGAATACCAAAGGTTTGTGGCACGCTAATTGCCAAATGTGGTTCAGCTTTAAGCGTTAATAAACGTTCAGTCGCTTCATTCAATTTTCGTAAAACTTTATTAATATCAACAAAGTAGGCTTTCCCAAATTCCGTCAATTCGAGCGAACGATTTTTACGTATAAAAAGCTCGACACCTAAAAAATCTTCTAATAATTTTATTTGATGGCTCACTGCAGCTTGTGTCACAAAAAGTTCATCCGCTGCTTTTGTGAAGCTCAAATGTCGTGCAGCAGATTCGAAAGACTTCAATGAATTAAGGGGAGGCAAACGTTTATACATAATTCTTCCCAATGGCTAATTTTTAGTTTATAATGGTTAAGATTTATATCGGATTAGTTTTTTTTATGCATCAAATAAAAAAACATCATTTGTCCTTTCACGACCTTCTACCTACAATACACCCATACTTAATGATTGGTAATTCCTTACAAGTTAATGAGTTTCAGACTTAAGTATGATGTTGTGTTTGCATATAGTTCGGTTCTCCGAACTGGAGTAACAATTAAGTTACTCATTTACTTCCTGTATATATTAAACCATTCTGGTTAAGCGCTGCTCATTTCGAGCGGCGTTTTTTTATTCCTGTCATTCTAGCATAAGCAAAATTTTATTTCCTAACCGAGTTCACAAATTTGAAAATCCACACAAAATTTTTGAAAAATCACAATATTTTTACGCTTAAATGTTTTCATGCTCCCCATTATGGTGTAGATTAATCAGCATTTTCATTCATAATTTATTTATACAAAAACGTATTAAGGAAGCAAAATGAAAGACTTAGACTGGAACAACCTTGGATTTAGTTATATCAAAACAGATTACCGTTTCATCGCACATTGGAAAGATGGAAAATGGGATGAAGGTAAACTGACCACTGATAATATGTTACATATCCACGAAGGCTCAACTGCAATTCACTACGGTCAACAATGCTTTGAAGGCTTAAAAGCCTATCGTTGTAAAGACGGTTCAATTAACTTATTCCGTCCTGATCAAAATGCAAAACGCATGCAACACACATCTGATCGCTTATTAATGCCACAAGTACCAACCGAATTATTTATCCGTGCTTGTAAAGAAGTGGTAAAAGCCAACCAAGAATGGTTAGGCCCTTACGGTTCTGGTGCAACGTTATATTTACGTCCTTTCCTATTTGGTACTGGTGAAAATATCGGTGTGAAAACTGCACCTGAATTTATTTTCTCTGTATTCTGCTGCCCAGTGGGTGCATACTTCAAAGGTGGTTTAGCACCATCTAACTTCATTACTACTGATTACGACCGTGCAGCCCCTATGGGTACGGGTGGCGTAAAAGTGGGTGGTAACTATGCTGCAAGCTTACTTCCACATGAATTAGCGGCAGAAGCTGGCACACCAGAGCGTAAATTTGCAGATGCGATCTATCTCGATCCAAAAACACATACTAAAATTGAAGAAGTAGGTGCGGCAAACTTCTTTGGTATCACCAAAGATAATAAATTTATCACCCCAGCATCTGAATCCATTTTACCAAGTATCACCAAATACTCTTTGCTTTACATTGCAAAAGAGCGTTTAGGTATGGAAGCTATCGAAGGTGATGTGTATATCGATCAACTTGATCAATTTGCAGAAGCGGGAGCTTGTGGTACTGCCGCTGTGATTACGCCAGTAGGCGGTATTCAACACAAAGGTAAATTCCACGTGTTCTATTCAGAAACTGAAGTGGGCCCTGTTACACGTAAACTTTACAATGAATTAACCGGTATTCAATTCGGTGATGTTGAAGCGCCTGAAGGCTGGATTGTAAAAGTAGAATAATCTCTTCCTTTCTATAAAAAAGTGAGACTCACGTAATTTAAGGACTGAGTTCTGTCATCTACAGAGCTTAGTCCTTTTAGTTTTACGCGTAGAGATATCCCTTATTAATAATATTTTGACTCAACAAAAAACTCTTCAAAATTGACCGCACTTTTCCCCTTTTCTTGTGTGCCTATCGTTCAAATTATGATCTTCATCACAGTTTTATTTAAACAGAACGATTAGAATAAAATTGTCCATTTTTTCAAACAAATAAGGAAGAAAATGATGACTCCCTCAGAGCTTATAGGCGAAGGAATTAATCTGATGTTTTCAGGGATGGGTTTTGTGTTGGTCTTTTTGCTCATTTTAATTTGGGCAATTGGAGTGATGTCTAAGCTTATCAATCGATTCTTTCCTGAACCTCAACCCGAACCAAAAACTTCCCCAAATTCAACCGCACTTTCTGCGGCACCAACTGACGATT encodes:
- the putP gene encoding sodium/proline symporter PutP, with amino-acid sequence MFGLDPTLITFSIYIFGMILIGVLAYYYTNNLSDYILGGRKLGSFVTAMSAGASDMSGWLLMGLPGAVYVSGLVEGWIAIGLILGAYFNWLLVAGRLRIYTEFNNNALTLPEYFHHRFGTSHNLLKIVSATIILAFFTIYCASGVVAGAKLFQNLFSVEYSTAIWYGALATIIYTFIGGFLAVSWTDTIQATLMIFALILTPLFIFLSLGDTSQFTEVLHQAEIAANKDFTDLFTATTPLGLLSLAAWGLGYFGQPHILARFMAAYSVKSLIKARRISMTWMVICLAGAIGIGFFGIPYFFANPGVASVVNNEPEQVFIELAKLLFNPWIAGILLSAILAAVMSTLSAQLLISSSSITEDFYKGFIRPKASEKELVWLGRAMVLVIAAIAIWIAQDEKSKVLKLVEFAWAGFGSAFGPVVLFSLFWKRMTSSAALIGMIVGATVVFSWKYVIPKTSEWFNVYEMLPGFTLASLAIIVVSLLSAEPENEVKETFEKAEKAYKEAK
- the cmoB gene encoding tRNA 5-methoxyuridine(34)/uridine 5-oxyacetic acid(34) synthase CmoB, encoding MIDFRPFYQQIATTNLSAWLETLPLQLKEWEKQTHGDYAKWSKIVDFLPDLQADTIDLKNTVKSDRTSPLSEGEKQRIIHHLKQLMPWRKGPYHLFDIHVDCEWRSDFKWDRVLPHLAPLKDRTILDVGCGSGYHMWRMVGEGAKMVVGIDPTELFLCQFEAVRKLLNNDRRANLIPLGIEEMQPLAAFDTVFSMGVLYHRKSPLDHLTQLKNQLVKGGELVLETLVVDGDVNTVLVPSDRYAKMKNVYFIPSVAALINWLEKVGFTNVRCVDVATTTLEEQRKTDWLENESLIDFLDPNDHSKTIEGYQAPTRAVILANK
- a CDS encoding ankyrin repeat domain-containing protein; the protein is MNDDLTKLFLKYQDHPTFFSYSPITSVHDLGCMGETLLNLAVNSQNKKDVILLIENGANVNQQGELNFTPIQNACFYGNLDIIEVLLENGAKPNIKNEFGYDAYHYATEEHHDKKRSKEIMSLLKSYKYYR
- the rlmM gene encoding 23S rRNA (cytidine(2498)-2'-O)-methyltransferase RlmM — encoded protein: MNKLALYCRIGFEKEVAAEITDRASERGVFGFARVVENSGYVIFECYQPGDADRLAREIPFNRLIFARQMIVVSDLLENLDPQDRISPILAQYKRIAEDINLKQAVELFVETSDTNEAKELSTFCRKFTVPLRQALKKQGWLQGKPNAKRGQILHCFFTQPNCCYVGYSYLGNNSTHFMGIPRLKFPADAPSRSTLKLEEAILTFIPRNEESKRLNENMVGVDLGACPGGWTYQLVKRGLFVYAVDHGKMAASLHDTGRIEHCPEDGFKFQPPKRKHIDWLVCDMVEQPSRIANLIGKWLINGWCRETIFNLKLPMKKRYQEVMLCLENLAVMLAEKELEFDIQAKHLYHDREEITVHIALK
- a CDS encoding transcriptional regulator GcvA, with product MYKRLPPLNSLKSFESAARHLSFTKAADELFVTQAAVSHQIKLLEDFLGVELFIRKNRSLELTEFGKAYFVDINKVLRKLNEATERLLTLKAEPHLAISVPQTFGIQWLVPHLSDFNKQHPEIEVRLKGVDQDEGLLNKEIDIAIYYGKGDWENLQVDRLGEENLVILAAPSLLEKIPVRCPDDLKKHTLIHTHTRDNWQAMADYLKLDDLNIQQGPLFSHTFMALQAAVHGQGIALANRILAQQEIENGHLQIVLPAELRDPKSFYVVNHLDRLDDEQIQAFRTWIKDSIKLGKHE
- a CDS encoding branched-chain amino acid aminotransferase yields the protein MKDLDWNNLGFSYIKTDYRFIAHWKDGKWDEGKLTTDNMLHIHEGSTAIHYGQQCFEGLKAYRCKDGSINLFRPDQNAKRMQHTSDRLLMPQVPTELFIRACKEVVKANQEWLGPYGSGATLYLRPFLFGTGENIGVKTAPEFIFSVFCCPVGAYFKGGLAPSNFITTDYDRAAPMGTGGVKVGGNYAASLLPHELAAEAGTPERKFADAIYLDPKTHTKIEEVGAANFFGITKDNKFITPASESILPSITKYSLLYIAKERLGMEAIEGDVYIDQLDQFAEAGACGTAAVITPVGGIQHKGKFHVFYSETEVGPVTRKLYNELTGIQFGDVEAPEGWIVKVE
- a CDS encoding oxaloacetate decarboxylase subunit gamma, with amino-acid sequence MTPSELIGEGINLMFSGMGFVLVFLLILIWAIGVMSKLINRFFPEPQPEPKTSPNSTALSAAPTDDFERLRPVIAAAIAHHRRTQQFK